The genome window CAATGACAGGAATTCCCGCAATGACGGAATTCTAGACGGAATTCTAGTTCAAGATTACAACCTCAGTTTCTAGCTCTATACCAAAGCTTTCTTTTACCTTACTTTTGGCTAGATTTATTAGCCAAAAAGCCTCATCAAAACTACCTTTGCCGTGATTTATAAGAAAATTAGCATGCTTAGCTGAAAGCTCGCAATCGCCTATTTTATAGCCTTTTAAGCCCACAGCTTCTATCAGCCTGCCAGCACTATCGTTTGGCGGATTTTTAAAAATTGAGCCAAAACTAGCACCTTTTGGCTGATTTTTTCTAGCCTCGTTAAAATCAGCCAAAAGCCCCTCATCAAAGCCCTTAACCGCTCTAAAAACAGCCTCAAAAATCACGCCTTTTATATCACTTTTTCGGTAAGCAAAACCGCACTCATCTTTACTAAGAGTAGCAGAGCTAGTCCGCACTTCAAGCAAGGTATCGCTAATAGAGCGTCCTTTTAGTCCTGCGTTCATTTTGATTAATCCACCAAGGCTGCCAGGCACTGAGGCGCAGAGCTCAAAGCCCTTTAAATCATGCTTTTTAGCAAAGGCAAAAATATCTCTTGCGTTTGTTTTTGCACCTATTCGCAAAATATCATTATCCAGCTTTATATAATCAAACTTGTCCCCAAGCATTGCTAGGGCTTGTTTTGGTGCGCCAACTAGCAAATTACAAGCCTTGCCGATGATAAAACCATCAAAGTCGCAAACTTCATTAAGCTCTGCTACTTCAAGCTCTGCGCCGATTTTTACAGAGCTAAACTTGCTAAAATCTACTTTCATCACTGAATAAAGGTGGGAATTCTATTTAGCACGCCACGAGTAAAATCCATCATTTCATTCATCATCCAAGGCATGAGAAAGATAAGAATAACAACAACAAGCAAAATTTTTGGCACGAAACTTAGCGTCATTTCGTTTATCTGCGTGGTGGCTTGAAAAATACTAATAATAAGTCCAGCCACAAGTCCAGCTAAAAGCATAGGCAAAGCTAGCATTAAAGCAATCTTAAAGGTCTCAACCCCAAGTCCTACTAAATCATTTTGCATTAAGAATTCCTTATATCCAAATACTCGCTAGGCACGAGATAATCGCTAGTTTTTATCTTTTGGCTATAAAAGCCGTGAGTGTATCCTAGCTCAAAAAACTTATCAAGAGCTTCTATCTGGACCTCGCTAAGCTCTATGCTCTCATCATTTGCGTAGAGTTCTAAGTATTTTGCTAGGTTTTTATCATCTACTCTTACAACGCCTCTTTCAAGTAGCATAGCACTTAGAGTGTTTTTGTGCGCTCTTGCTAAAATAACAGCTTTTTTAAGCAGGTTTTGCGTGGCTATTGCGTCATTTAAAGGCAGGCTTCTGCGAATAGCCATGCCACCAAGTGGCAGTGGTAGCTTTTCAGTGCCAGCAAGCTCGCACCAAATATCCCAAAGCTCACGCTCTACCCTAAGCTCATCGCTAAAGTCCAAAATGCTCTCGTGAATCAGCACGCCAGCATCCACCTGTCCTGATAAAACTGCCTTTTCAATATCTAAAAAGTTCATATAAACAGCTCTTGCATCAGGATAAGCGATAGAAAAAAGCAGAGCATTACTCGTGTGCTTGCCACTAAGGGCGACTTTGAAATTGCGCTTTAAAACGGCGTTTTTTTTGACAATTAGCTTTGGTCCATAGCCACGCCCAAAGCTAGTAGCAGTATCAAGCAGGGCATAGTCGCTAGAAATGTGCGGATAAAGCCCAAAGCTTATGGCACAAACATCATAAATGCCCTTTAAGCACGAAAGATTAAGGCTTTCTATATCATCAGCCTTTGCGCTAAGCTTTAGTCTCTCATCACTAGCCCAGCCAAAAGCAATAGCCGCATACATAAAAATATCATCAGCATCAGGCGAATGCGCTACGCTAATGTTTTTACTAAATTTATTCAAAATTTTGCCTTTAATGTGCTGTTTTTAAGTCTTTTTTGTCTTTGCCTTTTTCAGCGATAGAAACCCAGTAAGCAAAGCCAACACCCCAAATCGCTACAACAGTAGCTAGTATAGTAAAAGTATCAAAAGTAAAAGTCATTTTTCTATCCTTTTTGCTATATAAGAAACTAAGCTTAAAAAAATACAGCCGACAATAGCTACATAAACACCGCTTATTTCGTCTTTTTGGTAGTAAAATACCTTTAAAAAACCACCAGCGATGAGAGCCACAGCAACATTTGCCAAAGCATTAAAAGTAATTTTTTGCCATTCTTTCATATTTTGCCTTTTAGCAAAGATTATAACATATTTAAAAAATTTTTTAAGCAATTTACGCAAAATTTTTAAGCATTTTTGCTACAATTAGCACTAAATTTTTTTTAATTCTCACAGGATAAACAATGGATGAAAATAAGAAAAAAAGCTTAGAACTTGCTATAAAGCAGATTGATAAGCAATTTGGCAAAGGCACGATTCTACGCATGGGCGATAGAGAAATCGAGCCAATAGATGCGATAAATACAGGCTCTTTGGGGCTTGACCTTGCCCTTGGTATAGGTGGAGTGCCAAAAGGTCGTATTGTAGAGATTTATGGGCCTGAGAGCAGTGGTAAGACCACGCTTACCCTTCATCTAATCGCCCAGTGCCAAAAGGCTGGTGGAGTGTGCGCTTTTGTGGATGCTGAACACGCCTTAGATCCAAATTATGCTAAAAATCTTGGCGTAGACATCGATAATCTTTATATCTCTCAGCCTGATTTTGGTGAGCAGGCACTAGATGTAGTTGAAACCCTTGCTAGAAGCGGTGCTGTGGATCTAATAGTCGTAGATAGCGTAGCAGCCCTTACGCCAAAAAACGAAATAGATGGCGACATGGGAGATCAGCATGTAGGACTTCAAGCTCGCCTTATGAGTCAAGCCTTGCGCAAGCTTACAAGTGTAGTTCACAAAATGGGCTCAACTGTGATTTTCATAAACCAAATCCGTATGAAAATCGGCGCAATGGGCTATGGCACTCCAGAGACTACCACAGGTGGAAATGCGCTAAAGTTTTACTCATCTGTGCGTATAGATGTGCGCAGAATCGCCACGCTAAAACAAGGCGAGGATCCAGTGGGAAATAGAGTTCGTGTAAAAGTCGTAAAAAACAAAGTAGCACCGCCATTTAAACAAGCTGAGTTTGACATTATGTTTGGTGAGGGCATAAGTAGAGAGGGCGAGCTAATGGATTATGGCGTAAAGCTTGATATAATCGATAAAAGCGGTGCGTGGTTTAGCTACGGCAGCACCAAGCTAGGTCAAGGCAGAGAAAACGCAAAAGCCTTCTTAAAAGAAAATGAAGCCATAGCAACTGAAATAGAAAACAAAATTAGAGAAAATATAGGCGATGCGCTAAGTGGTAGTGCTGAACCTGATGAAGGAGAAAATAATGAGTAAAATAGCAAATATAAGTGCTTTAGAGGTATTTGATAGCCGCGGAAATCCAACCGTGCAAGCTCGCATCACGCTAGAAAGCGGCGTAAGCGCAAGCGCAATCGTGCCAAGCGGGGCAAGCACAGGCAAAAGGGAGGCTTTAGAACTTCGTGATGGCGATGCAAACCGCCTAAACAAAAAAGGCGTGCTAAAAGCAGTAGAAAATGTAAATACGCTAATTGCCGAGAAACTTAAAGGTCAGTGCGTGTTTAATCAAGCAAAGATTGATAGTACAATGCTAGCACTTGATGGCACAGATAATTACAGCAAACTAGGCGCAAACGCAGTTTTGGGCGTATCTATGGCAGCAGCAAGGGCAGCAGCATCTGAGCTAAATATCCCACTATATCGCTACCTTGGTGGCGCAAATGCTAGAATCTTGCCTGTGCCTATGCTAAATATCATAAATGGTGGAGCACACGCAAACAATAATATCGATTTTCAAGAGTTTATGATTATGCCTTTTGGCTTTGCTAGCTTTAAAGATGCATTTTGTGCAGCAGCTACGATATATGCTAATCTAAAAGGAATTCTAGGCTCTAGTGGCCAAAGCACAGCTGTAGGCGATGAGGGCGGTTTTGCGCCAAATTTTGCTAGCAATGAAGAGGCTATCAAAGTCATCATGGAAGCAATAGAAAAATCAGGCTACAAAGCAGGCGAGCAAATAAAAATCGCTTTGGATGTAGCAGCTAGCGAATTTTACGAAAATGGCGTTTATAACTTCGGCGGCAAAAGCCACTCAAGCGATGAAATGATCGCACTTTATAGCGATTTAGTAGCAAAATATCCTATTTTTTCTATAGAAGACGGACTTAGTGAGGATGACTGGGAGGGCTGGGCGAAGCTTACAAAAGCCCTTGGCGCAAAAACACAGCTAGTAGGCGATGATCTTTTTGTAACAAATACAAAAATCCTAGCTCGTGGCATTGAAGCAGGCGTAGCAAATGCTATCTTAATCAAGCCAAATCAAATCGGCTCAGTAAGCCAAACTATGGGTGCTGTGCGCCTAGCACAACGCAGCGGATATCGCACGATAATGAGCCACAGAAGCGGCGAGAGCGAGGATAGCTTCATCGCTGATTTTGCTGTGGCGCTAAATACAGCGCAGATAAAGACAGGCTCAACCGCTCGCAGTGACCGCATGGCAAAATACAACCGCTTGCTTGAAATCGAGCATGAGAGCGATGGCGAGTATTTGGGACATGAAATCTAGGAAATCTAGAATTCTTAGAATTTTAGTTTGGGAATTCTAGTTTTAGCCTTAGGAATTCTAGAATTTAACTTGGAATTCTAGAATTCTTAGAATTTTATTTTGGGAATTCTAGAATTCTAGAATTTTAACTTAGGAATTCTAGAATTCCTCTGTTTAGAGTATTGCCAAAAGTAACAAAATGAGCGAAATTTTAGACCACTTACCAAAGCAAAGGCGCAAAAAAAACACAAAAGCCTTGTTAGCTTACGGCGCAATGGCAGTTTGCGTGATCTTTGCTGGCTGGTATATAGGCAATATACTTTTTGGCGCGCGTGGGCTTGATGTGATGCTTGATTTACACGCAAAGCGTGAACAGCTAAGCAAACAAGTAAGCGAGCTACAACAAGAAAACGCAAAACTTCAAAAAGACTATTTTGAGCTCATCGGGCTTGATCCTGAGAGAAACTGAGGAGATGATGAAATATTTATATTTGCTGGCGTGTTTGTTGCCGCTTTTGGCTTTTGGTAGGGACAATCCTTTTATCTCTACTACTTTGGCTGATTCAAATACTACAAATATCATTACAAAGCTAGCAGGTTTTAGCCAAACAAGCGTGAATTTGCCAAGTGATGCAAGAGAGCTAGAGGCCGTGGTTGTAGTCTATAAAAGCGTGGATGGCTCGCTAAAAGAAAAGCGTGTGGATATTAGGGCTAGTTTTGACTGGCGTGATACTATCTACATCAGCCGCCAAGCCATGCCAAAAAACGGCGAAGTGGTTGATGTCTCAGTCACAGCCCAAGGCAACATCACAGAAGCAAGAGCGATAACAAACCTCACAGAAGGCCCACCACTACAAGCCCTTGCCACACCAAGCCAAAAGACGCCACTAGCAAGTGCTGATATCGTAGCTGGCAGGATAAATGCCTATGCTAATAAAATCGTCATAAACACGCCTGATTTGCTGCTAAAAAGCTATGATAAAGGCTCACGCATTGTGATGGATTTTGAGAAAAAAAGTAAGTTTTTAACCCATAGTCGTGAGTTTGGCAACAAAACGCCTTTGCGCCGCGCAACCGTGGGTTCTCACGGTAAGTTTTATAGAGTGGTTTTGGAGTTAGATAAGAAGTATAAGTATTCTATTAGGCAAAATAGTTCGAGTTATACTATTTGGCTAGGAAAATAATAGTTGCTTATCGTTAGGCTTTAACTTGTGAGTGCTTTTTTTGGCGATTCGTCTCGCAGCACTATTATAAAAAAAGCCAGTTACGCGCGCCTTGGGATGGATTTCGTATCCTATCCCTGCGGCGCGCTCACTGCCTTTTGTCATACTAGCACCACGATACTAGAATCGCCGAGCAAGTTACAATCTAGGGAATTCTAGAGTTATTTAGGGAATTTTAGAATTCCGTCATTGCGAGGGAGCAAAGCGACCGAAGCAATCTCGTTTGGAGTTTAATAAAAAGCTTAATAAATGAGATTGCTTCGCTTCGCTCGCAATGACGAATTTTGAACAAGATTCTCGGGTCAAGCCCGAGAATGACACAATGTAGGTTGTGGGATGACATAGTGAGGAATTCTAGGGAATTTTAGAATTCCTAAGTTTTCTGTCATCCTCGGGCTTGACCCGAGGATCTCGGTGCTAGGGAATTCTAGAATTCCTTAGTGATTTTATAAATTATTTAAAAGAAAGTAGAGTTTTGAAAAGACAAGTATTTAGTTTGATATTCATTGTTTGGGCTAGGTTTTTTGGGCTTTTTGTGATTTTACCTGTGCTTAGTGCTTATGCTAGCGGAGAGGCGTGGCAAATAGGTCTAGCTGTGGGGGCGTATGCGCTAAGCCAGATAATATTTGCAGCACCCTTTGGGCATTTAAGCGATAAAATCGGTCGCAAAAAAGCCCTAGGCTTAGGTATCGCTATTTACGGCCTTGGCAGCGTGCTTTGCGCTATATTTAGCGATAGTATTTATCTGCTGATTTTGGGACGTTTTATTCAAGGTGCTGGCGCAGTTGGCGCTGTAGCAAGTGCCTTTATCGCTGATATAGTGCCAGAAAACTCCCGTTCAAAATACATGGCGCTTCTTGGCATGGGCGTTGGTATGGCCTTTGTGATTGCTATGATTTCAAGCCCTATTATAGCTAGCTATTTGGGGCTTAGTGCGCTATTTTGGCTTTGTGCTTTGCTTTGCGTGATTAGTGCTGTTATCTTGCTAGGTTTAGCCGAGCCAGAAAAACACGAGCATAATGAGACCACTACCACCTACGAGCTTATTAAAAACAAAAATGTTCGCATTTTAAGCCTTAGCAATTTTTTCCAAAAAATGTTTTTAAATGCTTTTTTTGTAAGCATAGGGCTTGTGCTTGTGGGGCAAATGGGCTTTGAGCGTGCTAGTTTGTGGCAGATTTATGCGCTGTGTGCGGTTTTTGGCTTTTTTTCTATGGGCGTGGCTGGATTTTTGGGCGATGCTAAGGGCAAGGCAAAAGAGCTATTTTTTGCTAGCGTGATTATTTTTGCGCTTAGTTTGCTTGTGTTTTTGATCTCACCAAGCTTTGAGAATATACTATTTGCCTTTGTTGGTGCGGTGCTATTTTTCATCGCATTTAGCCTTCAGGAGCCGATTTTACAAAGCCAAATGAGTAAATTAACAAAAGCAAAACGAGGCGTGGCCCTTGGCGTGCTAAATGCCTGTGGATACGGCGGTAGCTTTGTTGGCAGCTTGCTTGGGGCTAGCTACTTTGCGCCTTATGTTATGCTCGCACTTTGCGTGCTGTGGGTGCTAATGCTAGCTAAACTTGATAGAATTTAAGCAGATTTTAGGTAGATATTTGAGAAACTTTTTTGCATTTTTACTGGCATTTTCGCTGCCCACGGCTGTGCTTATAGGGCTTTTTGCTTTGCTAGCCTTTGTATTTTTTGCGCTTAGTTGGCTGTTTATTTTTGCGCTGCCTGTATTGCTTGGAGTTTTTGTGTATTTTTATTTTAAAAAAGGCAAAAAGAAAAACCGCTTCGTAGAAATAGACTTTGAGGCGCACAGAAGAAAGTTTAAGCACTAGGGAATTCTAGAATTCCTTTGTTTTTTTCTGGGGGTTAGGGGGTTTCTTTTTGGGAATTTTAGATTAGGGAATTTAGAATTCCCTAAAATTCGTCATTGCGAGGCTTTGAAAAAAAGAGGGAGCAATCTTATTTATTAAACCTTGAACGAGATTGCTTCACTTCGCTCGCAATGACGGAATTTTAAAATTCTTTGTGATGAGATTGTCCGGTCAAGCCGGACAATGACACAGAGCGGTCAAGCCGTACAATGACATAAGTAGTTAGGAATTCTAGAATTCCCTAGAAAAAATCTAGAATTCCTAGGAATTCTAGATTTTATGGTAATTGTTTAAATTACTATAAAGTGTTTTGAGGTTTGTTGTCAGCGTTATTTACTTTAGTATATACCACCTGAACTGATTTCTATACAGCCCATACCACTAACTTTTTCATCCGTTTCATTTTCATTATAACCTGTACAGCTTCGGGTGCCATTCCATCCAGTAATATTTGTTGATACAGTTGATTTTAAGAATTGTTGCATTGGAGCAGATTTCAAAACTGCTTTACAAACAGTATTATTGTTTTGTAAAACTGGCAGAAAAAAAACAATTCCTCTACCCTTATCATCTTCTGCAACTCCTATTTGTAGACAACTGTCTAAATCTTTATCAGTGTCAGCCTTACCAATCTCTAATATACCGTAAGAGCCACCATTCCTATTACTAAGATTTTTAAATTTTACATTTGTCATTACACTAAAATCTCTAGCAAATTCACCGTTTACAGCGTAATAGCTAGTAACATCACTTAAAAATGTGCGGATATTTGCTACAGTAGCTGCGATTTCAGCGTCAGTTCTTGTAGCAGCTAGGCGAGGGATAGCTACGCTAGCTAGAATTCCTAAGATAACGATCACGAAGATCAGCTCAATCATTGTAAAGCCCTTTTTCATGGCTAACTCCTTTAAATATTAAATGAATCGGTATTTTACTATGTTAATTACTAAACTTGGCTTAAAATAAGCTATTTTTTTGCTTTTGTTAATGTTTTATTAAGCGTTTTTTTTTTTTTTGTTAAAGTATTTTTGCTATGGAATTCTAGATTTTATTCTAGGGAATTTTGAACGGAATTTTGAACGAGATTGCTTCGTCGTTCGTTTTACTCACTCCTCGCAATGACGGAATTTTGGACGGAATTTTAGAATTCCTAGAGCAGAGATCCTCGGGTCAAGCCCGAGGATGACACGGTAGGGAATTCTAGATTAAGGAATTCTAGTTTAGGGAATTCTCTTTAAGGAATTCTCTTTAAGGAATTCTAGAATTCTAGAATTCCTAAGTAAAAAATACCCCCTAACCCCCAACCAGCGGATGCGAAGCAAAAAATAAGGAATTCTAGAATTCCCTAGCAAATTTTATTTCAAGCTAAGAGCCTCGCTTTTAGCCATTTGGTCGCAAAGCTCGTTTTCTGCGTGTCCTGCGTGCCCTTTTACCCACTGCGCTTTTACCTTGTGAAAAGCAAGCAGCTTTGCTAACTCTTGCCATAGTTCTTGGTTTTTTATAGGTTGTTTGCTAGCGGTTTTAAAGCCATTTTTTTGCCATTTTGCTAGCCACTCGTTTATGCCCTTTGCCGTGTAGCTACTATCTGTGAAAAGCTCCACTTCACAAGACTCTTTAAGTGCCTTTAAAGCGTTAATTGCAGCACTTAGCTCCATTTGGTTATTTGTGGTATTAGCCTTTGCGCCGCTTGCTTTTTTCTCGTGTTCTTTGTAGCGTAGGATATACGCCCAGCCGCCATTTCCAGGGTTTCCAAGACAGCTGCCATCGCAAAAAATCTGCACTTTTTTCACATATCCCCCTTTTGCTGTGAAAAACTCTCATCTTGTCTCAAAGTGGCATCTAGCTTAACACTAGCGATTTTTAGGCATTTTGGACAGCGAGCAAAAAACAGCGGAAGCTCGTTTTTACAAGCTAAGCAGGTGTATTTAAACTCCAATTTTGCCCCTAGGTTATTTTCTTTGGCAAGTTTAGCTAGCTTTATGCTAAACTTAAGATTTTCACATCCATTTTGCTCATCTGTGAAAAACTCGTTCCAAAACTCGCTCAAAGTATCTAGATCAAAGAGATCAGCGCACATTTGTAAGGGCGGCAACTCATCAGCACTTGGCTTTTCGTAGTTTTTGCTTTTTAGCTCGCAAATATATCTTTTAACAAGCGCTGTTTGGGGTAGGGTTTTTAGGGCTGTGATTTTATCCCCAGTGCTAAGGGCCGCAGATAAAAGCTCGCTAGCACCGATATAAGCACGCAAATCATCATCACAGCACCCCAAAGCAAAAAGCGCATCAAGGCAGGATTTAATCCCATCTTTATCCTTTAATTTTTCGTAGACAAAAAGCAGATGAAATAGCGCCTTCTCATCTCGTGGCTTTGCGCCAAGTAGCTCTTCAAGGCAGTCTTTGGCGTTTTTTAATAGGCCTGTTTTTATGTAGGCAAGTCCAAGGTCGCCTAGCAAGAGCATTTTTTCATCATGCCCTGCTTTTTTGATAGCTTTTTCGTAGAAATTAGCTGCTTTTTGCCAGTCGCCAAGCTTGGCAAAACCCGTGGCAATCACTGCTAGTTCAGGGCTTTCTAGGCTGCTTAGGGATTCTATGATTTTGCTATCATCTTGGCTGAATTTGGCTAAAAACTTATCAATGCTAGCATCTTTGCTTTTGCGAGAAAACACACCCCAAAAGTAGCTAAAAATCACCACCACAACGACACTTAGCACCAGTATAATCAGCCCAAAAATCGGATCTCTTGCATCAATAAATAAAAAGTCCATTTTCTGCCTTTATTTAGGGAATTTTAAAATTCCGTCCAAAATTTCGTCATTGCGAGGCTTTGAAAAAGCCGAAGCAATCTCGCTCAAGGCTTAATAAATGAGATTGCTTCGGTCGCTTTGCTCCCTCGCAATGACGGACATTCCGCAATGACGGAATTTTAGGGAATTCTAGAATTCCCTAGCCCACTAGATATTTTTTTGCCTCATCTTTGCTAGCAAATGCGCTAGTATTTATTAGCTCATCACCGATTTTTACTTCGTAGCATTTGCCGTTTTCGCTTTTGCCATAAGTAAGCGCAAAGCGTGCTGAGAGCTCACGCTCGCTCTCATTAGCACTTTTTGATACTAGCACAAAAGCACCTGTAAAGTTATCAATCTGCGCTTTCATATACTGCTTATTAAGCCCAGAGTTAAATAGCTCTAAAAGTGAGTTATTTTCTCTCTCATCTCGCCCTATAATCAGCTTTGCGCCATTTTCAAGTCGCAGGTGCCTGCCATAGCGCAGACTTTGAAGGTCAAGCTCGTCCATCTCTCGCCCCTTGCCCTCGTGTGCCATCCAGTCTTGAATTCTAGCACTAAATCCTTGATCTGTGTAGGGACAGCCCCCACCAGGACTAGCCCACTCGCTAAAGCCAAAGAGCGTGGCTAGCTCGGTTTGGCGAGCTCTTGAGCGACCATTTATTGCTTCAAGCTTTTCTCTATCTACAAAGCCTCTTAGCTCAGGCAGACTTGGTGGCAGCAGCTTAGCACACAGTGGGCGCAAAATAATCTCGCCGTTGCCTGAGAGCTTTTTTACTTGATTCATCGCTTCATTTCTTTGGCTCATAGGCCGCTGTCCTAAGACCTCACCAGAGATAACAAAGCTAGCCTTATGCTCTTCAAGCAGACAAATAGCTGTCTTAAACATATATCCGTGGCAGTCAATACAAGGATTAAACGCCTTTCCGTAGCCGTATTTTGGGCTAAAAAGCACATCGCGCAAATATTTATTTGTGATATTTACTCTCTCAAAACTAGCCCCAGCCTCAGCTGCCCTACGCTCTAAGGTCTTTAGCATATTCTCATCCCTGCTAAATCCTATATCAAAGTGCAGGGCATGAACCTCAATGCCTTGATTTGTAATAAGCTTAATTGCTAGCATGCTATCAAGCCCACCGCTAAAAAGCGCAAGTGCTTTCATCTACATTTCCTTTTTAAGTTTATCTATTGCTATGGTTAGTTCTCTTATTTTAGCAGCTTTATTATCCTCGCTACTATTTGCGATGCGATTTTTCTCACTTTCTAAAAAAGAACAAACCAGCCTATTAAGAGCTGATTTAAACTGTTTTGCGTCATAAAGCTCCAAGCTCTCATCTAGCTCCAAGCTGCGCAAAACACTCTCATCGCCGTTTACAAAAGCGTTATAATACCTAACATCCTTAAACATCTGCGCATTTAGAAGCGGCAAAGCGATTTTTTTATACTCATTATTTAGCAAGATATTTTTTAGCACGCTAAGGGCTAGGATATCACGCTTATTTGTGTTTTGGATATAGGCTTGGGGGTTTGGGATTTCATCTTGTGGGGCTTTAAATCTAGAATTCCTTAATGGCTTAAAGCTTCTAAAATTATTATTTATGCCCCAGTTTTGATTATTTTGCGGAATTTTAACATTTTTTTTAAGTGAAAAGTCATGCGGATTTATACCCAAAATCTGTGCTACCAAGGGCTCGTAAAAGCTGATAATCTCAGGTCTTAAAGCCCCTAAATACTCACGCAAAACATCAAGGGCTTTTATTTTATCCATGGGCGTTTGCAGGCTCATCGCAGCTGCTTTTTTTCTTAGCACGAACTCTACTAGCTCCACTCCACCTTTATAAAGGCTTGCTAGCTCGCTTTGTCTATTTGCTGCTACTAGCTCGGCTGGGTCTTTGCCGCCCTCTATCAATACCACTTTGCCATCTATGCTAGAACGACTTAGCAGCTCAGCTGAGCGAAGTGCGGCATTTTGACCTGCTGTATCGCTATCAAAGCTTAAAATTACTTTTATATTTTCTTTTTTTAATAGTGGCAAATGCTTTGGCGTAAGAGCGGTGCCAAGCACAGCCACAGCGTTAAAAAAGCCAGCTTGATGCAGCATAATACAATCCATATAGCCCTCACAAATGATCACCTCGCCACTTTTAAAAATAGCCGCTCTTGCCTTATCATAGCCATAAAGCACACGACTTTTATCAAAAATCTCGCTTTGAGGGCTGTTTATATACTTTGCTGGATGGTCGCTGATGGTGCGTCCACCAAAGCCCACAATAGAGCCTATATGATTATAGATTGGAAAGGTTATGCGGTTTGAAAAGCTTGCGTATACGCCACGCTCACTATTTTTTATCGCGCCAGCGCTAAAGGCTTTAATAGCTTCTATTTCGTTTTTTTGGAGTAAATTTATAGTGTTTTGGCTTGGCGGTGCCCAGCCAAGTTCGAACTTTTCTATCATTGCAGGGCTTAAAGCGCGCTCTTTTAGATAATTAAGCGCAGCAATATTTGCTGGGTTAAAAAGCTCGGTTTTATAATAATTGTTTAAAAGCTCTAAAATTTCTTTTAGGCTATTATCTTTTTTTTGTGTTTTTTCATTGCTGTATTCAAGCTCTATGCCAAACATACTAGCAAGCTTTTCTATAGCTTGTGGGTAGCTTAGCTTTTCGTATTCCATGACAAACTTTATCGCATCGCCTCCAGCCCCACAAGAAAAGCAGTGATAAAGACCTCTATTTGAGCTTACATGCATGCTAGGGCTTTTGTCACCATGAAAAGGACAAAGCCCCACAAGAGACGAGCCTGAGCGTTTTAGGCTTACATAAGCACCCACCACATCAGCTATATCAATGGAATTTCTTAAATGCTCTATACTTTTTTGTTCTATCATTTTTTTACTCTTTTGTGAGTAAAAATAGCATAATTTTGCTATAATTTTGCTTATGAAATTAACACATATAAATGAAAATGGCAATCCAAAAATGGTAAATGTCGGCGCAAAGAATATCACCGAGCGTCTAGCAATCGCCTCTGGGCGTATAAAAATGAGCAAAGTCACCTTTGAGCTAGCCCTGAGTGGTCAGGGCAAAAAGGGCCCAGTAGAACAAATCGCTATAATCTCAGCAATAATGGGAGCAAAGAAAACCAGCGAGCTTATTGCTATGGCTCATCCTATTTTGATTTCAGGCACGGACGCAGAGCTTATAGCTTTGCCTCATTTGCCTGGCTTTGAGCTAAGGGTCAAGGTTAGCACTAGCGGACAAACAGGCGTAGAGATGGAGGCACTTAGCGCTGTTAGCATAGGGCTTTTAAATCTTTATGATATGCTAAAAGCGGCTGAGAAAGGCATGGAGATTTTGGATATTTGCTTAGAGTATAAAAGTGGTGGCAAAAGTGGGGAGTGGCG of Campylobacter magnus contains these proteins:
- a CDS encoding MFS transporter is translated as MKRQVFSLIFIVWARFFGLFVILPVLSAYASGEAWQIGLAVGAYALSQIIFAAPFGHLSDKIGRKKALGLGIAIYGLGSVLCAIFSDSIYLLILGRFIQGAGAVGAVASAFIADIVPENSRSKYMALLGMGVGMAFVIAMISSPIIASYLGLSALFWLCALLCVISAVILLGLAEPEKHEHNETTTTYELIKNKNVRILSLSNFFQKMFLNAFFVSIGLVLVGQMGFERASLWQIYALCAVFGFFSMGVAGFLGDAKGKAKELFFASVIIFALSLLVFLISPSFENILFAFVGAVLFFIAFSLQEPILQSQMSKLTKAKRGVALGVLNACGYGGSFVGSLLGASYFAPYVMLALCVLWVLMLAKLDRI
- a CDS encoding type II secretion system protein, with translation MKKGFTMIELIFVIVILGILASVAIPRLAATRTDAEIAATVANIRTFLSDVTSYYAVNGEFARDFSVMTNVKFKNLSNRNGGSYGILEIGKADTDKDLDSCLQIGVAEDDKGRGIVFFLPVLQNNNTVCKAVLKSAPMQQFLKSTVSTNITGWNGTRSCTGYNENETDEKVSGMGCIEISSGGIY
- the rnhA gene encoding ribonuclease HI, translating into MKKVQIFCDGSCLGNPGNGGWAYILRYKEHEKKASGAKANTTNNQMELSAAINALKALKESCEVELFTDSSYTAKGINEWLAKWQKNGFKTASKQPIKNQELWQELAKLLAFHKVKAQWVKGHAGHAENELCDQMAKSEALSLK
- a CDS encoding tetratricopeptide repeat protein; its protein translation is MDFLFIDARDPIFGLIILVLSVVVVVIFSYFWGVFSRKSKDASIDKFLAKFSQDDSKIIESLSSLESPELAVIATGFAKLGDWQKAANFYEKAIKKAGHDEKMLLLGDLGLAYIKTGLLKNAKDCLEELLGAKPRDEKALFHLLFVYEKLKDKDGIKSCLDALFALGCCDDDLRAYIGASELLSAALSTGDKITALKTLPQTALVKRYICELKSKNYEKPSADELPPLQMCADLFDLDTLSEFWNEFFTDEQNGCENLKFSIKLAKLAKENNLGAKLEFKYTCLACKNELPLFFARCPKCLKIASVKLDATLRQDESFSQQKGDM
- a CDS encoding 7-cyano-7-deazaguanine synthase; translated protein: MKALALFSGGLDSMLAIKLITNQGIEVHALHFDIGFSRDENMLKTLERRAAEAGASFERVNITNKYLRDVLFSPKYGYGKAFNPCIDCHGYMFKTAICLLEEHKASFVISGEVLGQRPMSQRNEAMNQVKKLSGNGEIILRPLCAKLLPPSLPELRGFVDREKLEAINGRSRARQTELATLFGFSEWASPGGGCPYTDQGFSARIQDWMAHEGKGREMDELDLQSLRYGRHLRLENGAKLIIGRDERENNSLLELFNSGLNKQYMKAQIDNFTGAFVLVSKSANESERELSARFALTYGKSENGKCYEVKIGDELINTSAFASKDEAKKYLVG
- the dnaG gene encoding DNA primase; translation: MIEQKSIEHLRNSIDIADVVGAYVSLKRSGSSLVGLCPFHGDKSPSMHVSSNRGLYHCFSCGAGGDAIKFVMEYEKLSYPQAIEKLASMFGIELEYSNEKTQKKDNSLKEILELLNNYYKTELFNPANIAALNYLKERALSPAMIEKFELGWAPPSQNTINLLQKNEIEAIKAFSAGAIKNSERGVYASFSNRITFPIYNHIGSIVGFGGRTISDHPAKYINSPQSEIFDKSRVLYGYDKARAAIFKSGEVIICEGYMDCIMLHQAGFFNAVAVLGTALTPKHLPLLKKENIKVILSFDSDTAGQNAALRSAELLSRSSIDGKVVLIEGGKDPAELVAANRQSELASLYKGGVELVEFVLRKKAAAMSLQTPMDKIKALDVLREYLGALRPEIISFYEPLVAQILGINPHDFSLKKNVKIPQNNQNWGINNNFRSFKPLRNSRFKAPQDEIPNPQAYIQNTNKRDILALSVLKNILLNNEYKKIALPLLNAQMFKDVRYYNAFVNGDESVLRSLELDESLELYDAKQFKSALNRLVCSFLESEKNRIANSSEDNKAAKIRELTIAIDKLKKEM